From Corvus moneduloides isolate bCorMon1 chromosome 2, bCorMon1.pri, whole genome shotgun sequence, one genomic window encodes:
- the TMEM272 gene encoding transmembrane protein 272 isoform X3 — protein sequence MRQLLSKSVVIDDDDDDEYPWRQNAHKYYIHLTLSLFLFLWFILGNYWVFSVYLPNFIPPFHQPQDYCDKTLYIFAVGVLIISHTVLFLLIFCSCCIYCFSRQRFSSEED from the coding sequence ATGAGGCAGCTGCTTTCCAAGTCTGTTGTGATTGATGACGATGATGACGACGAGTATCCCTGGAGGCAGAATGCTCACAAGTACTACATCCATCTAaccctcagccttttcctctttctctggtTCATTCTTGGGAActactgggttttttctgtgtatcTGCCAAATTTCATCCCCCCTTTTCATCAGCCTCAGGATTACTGTGACAAAACCCTGTACATTTTTGCTGTTGGTGTTCTCATTATTAGCCACACCGTTCTGTTTCTCCTTATCTTTTGTAGCTGCTGCATATACTGTTTTTCCAGGCAAAGATTCTCTTCTGAGGAAGACTAA
- the TMEM272 gene encoding transmembrane protein 272 isoform X1: protein MAAGLEKACHRCISKIASNACFIFGLLAFLALPLSMTFIGMKFLEDCPVQPLIPLYLLVGGVIGSLKVTLLLYDSTKMRQLLSKSVVIDDDDDDEYPWRQNAHKYYIHLTLSLFLFLWFILGNYWVFSVYLPNFIPPFHQPQDYCDKTLYIFAVGVLIISHTVLFLLIFCSCCIYCFSRQRFSSEED from the exons CATGCTTTATATTTGGGCTTCTCGCTTTCCTTGCCTTACCACTGTCCATGACTTTTATAG GAATGAAGTTTTTGGAAGATTGCCCAGTTCAGCCACTGATTCCCTTATATCTCTTGGTGGGTGGCGTGATTGGCAGCTTAAAG GTGACTCTCCTGCTGTACGACTCAACCAAGATGAGGCAGCTGCTTTCCAAGTCTGTTGTGATTGATGACGATGATGACGACGAGTATCCCTGGAGGCAGAATGCTCACAAGTACTACATCCATCTAaccctcagccttttcctctttctctggtTCATTCTTGGGAActactgggttttttctgtgtatcTGCCAAATTTCATCCCCCCTTTTCATCAGCCTCAGGATTACTGTGACAAAACCCTGTACATTTTTGCTGTTGGTGTTCTCATTATTAGCCACACCGTTCTGTTTCTCCTTATCTTTTGTAGCTGCTGCATATACTGTTTTTCCAGGCAAAGATTCTCTTCTGAGGAAGACTAA
- the TMEM272 gene encoding transmembrane protein 272 isoform X2, with the protein MTFIGMKFLEDCPVQPLIPLYLLVGGVIGSLKVTLLLYDSTKMRQLLSKSVVIDDDDDDEYPWRQNAHKYYIHLTLSLFLFLWFILGNYWVFSVYLPNFIPPFHQPQDYCDKTLYIFAVGVLIISHTVLFLLIFCSCCIYCFSRQRFSSEED; encoded by the exons ATGACTTTTATAG GAATGAAGTTTTTGGAAGATTGCCCAGTTCAGCCACTGATTCCCTTATATCTCTTGGTGGGTGGCGTGATTGGCAGCTTAAAG GTGACTCTCCTGCTGTACGACTCAACCAAGATGAGGCAGCTGCTTTCCAAGTCTGTTGTGATTGATGACGATGATGACGACGAGTATCCCTGGAGGCAGAATGCTCACAAGTACTACATCCATCTAaccctcagccttttcctctttctctggtTCATTCTTGGGAActactgggttttttctgtgtatcTGCCAAATTTCATCCCCCCTTTTCATCAGCCTCAGGATTACTGTGACAAAACCCTGTACATTTTTGCTGTTGGTGTTCTCATTATTAGCCACACCGTTCTGTTTCTCCTTATCTTTTGTAGCTGCTGCATATACTGTTTTTCCAGGCAAAGATTCTCTTCTGAGGAAGACTAA